A DNA window from Oncorhynchus tshawytscha isolate Ot180627B linkage group LG13, Otsh_v2.0, whole genome shotgun sequence contains the following coding sequences:
- the LOC112241788 gene encoding mucin-5AC-like, with product MMQLLRQPQLLQLQLTYHNIPFDNCSSNNANHNRRSYYHFNSYDNHNWSTYSSHNNNCSTYDNIFFDNCSSNNCSSYIANQNCRTYYHSLTTPIKTAGPTTIVSPTTNTNVAPTATTIEASATTTVETTTTTTTSPTRTAALTTTTVAPTATTTAAAPTTTVAATSTTTASPTATRNEDPSTITTTTVAASTTTTALPTATTTAASSTTTTAALTATTIEASSSTTTAALTGTTTEASSKTTIAPTTTTTISPSTTVAPTTAITIEGPTTILTPRTTTTVAPTAATTTTVAPTTTSFSTTAAPTTVAPTTISPTTTTTISPLTTVAPTTPIKTAGPTAFVSPTTNTNVAPTASTTAISTTNVAPKITTNAAAPTVAASTTTTAAPMATTTLAHTTTTLSTIVSTTAAATTTTAASITSTTSATIPPTATTTASTTTKMVDPATTTNDAATTTTTAPTTPTVASSTRTSAAPTTTTTEASSTTTVETTTTTTTSPTTTAAPTTTTGSPTATSTAAALTTTEAASTSSTAAPTATTTEASSTTTVETTTTTTTSPTTTAAPTTTTGAPTATSTLAALTTTTEAASTNHYKCSSTNCSCIHNHYCSPYGNNNSSSYNNNNVIYNSKHNSSCNDNHCSFYNIYNKCNNTTYGNNYSFYYDKNDRSCDHHK from the exons ATGATGcagctactacgacaaccacagctcctACAACTCCAACT CACCTACCACAACATCCCCTTcgacaactgtagctccaacAACGCCAATCACAACCGAAGGTCCTACTACCATTTtaactcctacgacaaccacaactggaGCACCTACAGCAgccacaacaacaactgtagcacCTACGACAACATATTTttcgacaactgcagctccaacaactgtagctcctacatcGCCAATCAAAACTGCAGGACCTACTACCATT CTCTTACAACGCCAATCAAAACTGCAGGACCTACTACCATTGTAAGTCCTACGACAAACACAAATGTAGCTCCTACAGCAACCACAATAGAAGCTTctgctacaacaactgtagaaactacgactaccacaacaacatcccctacgAGAACTGCAGCTCTTACTACAACTACCGTAGCTCCTACGGCCACTACAACTGCAGCAGCtccaacaacaactgtagctgctACCTCAACCACTACAGCATCCCCTACTGCAACTAGAAATGAAGATCCTTCTACAATAACCACAACAACGGTAGCTGCTTCCACAACCACTACTGCATTACCTACTGCAACCACGACTGCAGCTTCTTCCACAACCACTACTGCAGCCCTTACTGCAACCACAATTGAAGCTTCTTCTTCAACAACTACTGCAGCCCTTACTGGAACCACAACTGAAGCTTCTTCTAAAACAACTATAGcacctacgacaaccacaacaatctCCCCTTcgacaactgtagctccaacAACGGCAATCACAATCGAAGGTCCTACTACCATTTTAACTCCTAGGACAACCACAACTGTAGCACCTACAGCAgccacaacaacaactgtagcacctacgacaacatctttttcgacaactgcagctccaacaactgtagctccaacaACTATAtcacctacgacaaccacaacaatctCCCCTTTGACAACTGTAGCTCCAACAACGCCAATCAAAACTGCAGGACCCACTGCTTTTGTAAGTCCTACGACAAATACAAATGTAGCTCCTACAGCAAGCACAACAGCAATTAGTACAACAAATGTTGCTCCTAAGATCACTACAAATGCAGCAGCACCAACTGTAGCTGCATCCACAACCACTACTGCAGCCCCTATGGCAACAACAACTCTAGCTcatacaacaacaacgttatCTACAATAGTAAGCACAACAGCAGCTgcaacgacaaccactgcagcttctATAACATCTACAACAAGCGCAACAATACCACCTACGGCAACAACTACAGCTTCTACTACGACAAAAATGGTAGATCCTGCGACCACCACAAATGATGcagctactacgacaaccacagctcctACAACTCCAACTGTAGCTTCTTCCACAAGAACAAGTGCAGCCCCTACTACAACCACAACAGAAGCTTCttctacaacaactgtagaaactacgactaccacaacaacatcccctacgacaactgcagctcctactacaaccaccGGATCTCCCACGGCCACTTCAACAGCAGCAGCGCTTACAACAACTGAAGCTGCTTCCACAAGCTCTACCGCAGCCCCTACTGCAACCACAACAGAAGCTTCttctacaacaactgtagaaactacgactaccacaacaacatcacctacgacaactgcagctcctactacaaccaccGGAGCTCCCACGGCCACTTCAACATTAGCAGCTCTTACAACAACAACTGAAGCTGCTTCCACAA ATCACTACAAATGCAGCAGCACCAACTGTAGCTGCATCCACAACCACTACTGCAGCCCCTATGGCAACAACAACTCTAGctcatacaacaacaacaacgttatctACAATAGCAAGCACAACAGCAGCTgcaacgacaaccactgcagcttctATAACATCTACAACAAGTGCAACAATACCACCTACGGCAACAACTACAGCTTCTACTACGACAAAAATGATAGATCCTGCGACCACCACAAATGA